The Pseudoliparis swirei isolate HS2019 ecotype Mariana Trench chromosome 16, NWPU_hadal_v1, whole genome shotgun sequence genome includes a window with the following:
- the jcada gene encoding uncharacterized protein jcada isoform X1 gives MYSVEDLLISHGYKLPKHTTSSSSTPTPDPVSSSCQGPSSSPPSYNKHHEVLENRPGPRAVNGYDRGPGMPYGNGGGSRQPQAFGSGCPNNNNNEPRDRGLSRREGEIRCQIDTHSLGESLTSDSGFCDGTRGPQSQFKDVSYWRRRGQDFTVLLDCADLRETHGGGHRGYGRLEGSQQARGQELSAEECQRAAQERQRWAAQAQVQAQARSREREAALHHWRMVNERKCQSLGTDEWRPAVNFGRQLSQSEGEHWAQEQQRLHARTPEGMVVNPRAKAKSQSLPRMLQPESLQYVDIDSSGLELFRRVNGHPLSHYDLYRPPRWPENGRPASANQLSMTPKPRFTRPPRPPSYEMHQQIRGSCEMLSGRDSVILQARDRTPLPILRTGDAQLDYFAQDSGPPGYIPPPSYTRAPIMGGGNRGYGEIAVDYRYRGDVYQQIQVAPDASHWFTRHPAGSWPDPQREMSMKQLYPVYTTQERPGGGIQYISFDDPRIRHISSTLHGNSLTDANKIRHIRNELPSVTVSEPASSDSAFLPPPLGPFIAAKLADDANQMSSSGFDNDNNRWHSDLHKEAVDNFPATDQNCNRYPKNQRPPSSPCSAFQAPLTISCSRQGSSSDHVFAETITQVKKIVPDSGPENTKRRVSETIFCLVSVPVHTPIHMSKDLAADQNNNETIPSLTVPNTKTFAVGLKESPHVRSKSVNEMPIKPHYSHFHTSSTSSMRNYKRAPLRKEIIDAWALQAREDKELCCAGSWPGNQYRNQETQTGSPLTIVKSPEPQSPPGGQEPVQSVSDTTTDSGVGPESSSSYAYPMAGQKNLHPSSNSAFSRLSLSPTQPSSLQPTQQDPSSPSKAWDQGEQPSAPGKSNSNPIETAEQVTFGQFLLKPVNRRPCDAICELETINKEMEDTISKRPNVGQCIDDLIGADKKFDGFQSRVQFTAGPEPDREAISLPSMYIEKPTNLKLRSTSLDSTADLDSMDIESALTRIQANNIPSTDELTILSKPGRRKSGLLPSLTPHNDPNCLYRQDIPVPQESLLRDVGLTVYTETPGGPGEPMQRSLSVPSPLDPKEFSQTMQLSWESRTALVKNSGSPKHNSNKKLQAEAETEIKPKSGNVPPFRGEVNLSICRTRSENSRSPKKESLPHITRLTREVYFMLKYGNANGRYASSEPLTYKNDSTMADKHLDNLLIREKANSLPAEDLSNLCEVKYAKGIPKNESIEQRAARILGIAVPVESLGVVDNQDSIDTYVVEKLHSQGEETQQVIGECELVNYETQNVQGAETEEVKGTESGGDHKEGNRQKHSSNHSDGEDTEIQSCLVVLDLPEFPPQMLPLSLPVPPEDKLSLSTCSVERRGQGGACKLIESLQDRLTSFAAASVTSLGKSTPDRMARLKELYSVSRIRRLSLKGSESEGAVNSEERDCDRKESEVQEVTKEEVVEQQKEKIYKKTEEEGKGEENPYEHETAHETHDKLGDPTEDCTPKEETNEAIYEEEQRGEEEDMNVEIALKAGNQRSKEVDVELKTVKSNGEGKVKIVEDDKEKPLERVRDGQNTVQVSRDEATQDIEGLKLPKPKQRTKLQKPPLLPKPRSVPKREITLPLSLSTGTCGRSNTEDEEMLSASDSYDPSQVERV, from the exons ATTCTGTGATGGCACCAGAGGTCCTCAGTCGCAGTTCAAGGATGTGTCctactggaggaggagaggccaggACTTCACTGTGCTGTTGGACTGTGCTGACCTCAGAGAGACCCATGGAGGAGGCCACAGGGGTTACGGCAGACTGGAGGGGTCTCAACAAGCAAGAGGCCAAGAGTTGTCTGCCGAGGAGTGTCAGAGAGCAGCTCAGGAGAGGCAGCGCTGGGCAGCCCAGGCCCAGGTCCAGGCTCAGGCCCGCTCTAGAGAGAGGGAAGCAGCTCTCCATCATTGGAGGATGGTGAATGAGAGGAAGTGCCAGAGCTTGGGGACAGATGAGTGGCGTCCAGCCGTAAACTTTGGCCGCCAGCTGTCACAGAGTGAGGGTGAGCATTGGGCACAGGAGCAGCAGCGACTCCATGCCAGGACACCAGAGGGGATGGTAGTCAATCCCAGGGCCAAAGCCAAATCCCAGTCCCTGCCCAGGATGCTGCAGCCTGAAAGCCTGCAATATGTGGACATAGACTCGTCCGGTCTGGAACTGTTCAGGCGGGTCAATGGCCATCCACTATCACACTACGACCTTTACAGGCCACCCCGCTGGCCGGAGAATGGGAGGCCGGCTAGCGCCAACCAACTCTCAATGACACCAAAGCCCCGCTTCACACGACCCCCCAGACCTCCCTCTTATGAGATGCACCAGCAGATCAGGGGAAGCTGTGAGATGCTGTCTGGTAGAGACTCAGTGATACTCCAGGCCAGGGACAGAACCCCACTTCCAATATTAAGGACAGGTGACGCTCAACTGGACTATTTTGCACAGGACTCTGGACCCCCAGGATACATCCCTCCACCATCATATACAAGAGCTCCTATAATGGGAGGTGGAAACCGGGGATATGGTGAAATTGCTGTTGACTACAG GTACAGAGGGGACGTATACCAGCAGATACAAGTGGCTCCAGATGCATCTCACTGGTTCACCAGACATCCAGCGGGTTCCTGGCCTGATCCCCAGAGAGAAATGAGCATGAAGCAGCTTTACCCTGTGTACACTACCCAGGAGCGCCCCGGTGGAGGGATCCAATACATCTCCTTTGATGACCCCCGTATCCGCCATATTTCCTCAACCCTGCATGGCAACTCCCTGACGGACGCTAACAAGATCCGCCACATCCGTAATGAACTTCCTAGTGTCACAGTGTCGGAGCCTGCATCCAGTGACAGTGCCTTTTTGCCCCCACCATTGGGGCCTTTCATAGCTGCCAAACTGGCCGATGATGCTAACCAGATGTCTTCTAGCGGCTTCGACAATGACAATAACAGGTGGCATAGTGATTTGCACAAAGAGGCTGTCGATAACTTTCCAGCAACTGACCAAAACTGCAACAGATATCCCAAAAACCAACgtcctccttcatctccctGTTCAGCCTTCCAGGCCCCATTAACAATAAGTTGTTCTCGTCAGGGGTCCAGCTCAGATCATGTCTTTGCAGAAACCATCACCCAAGTGAAGAAAATTGTCCCAGATTCAGGGCCAGAGAACACTAAAAGAAGAGTGAGTGAGACCATCTTCTGCCTTGTGTCTGTCCCTGTTCACACACCAATACACATGAGCAAAGACTTAGCGGCAGATCAGAATAACAATGAGACAATACCAAGCCTCACTGTCCCCAACACAAAGACTTTTGCTGTAGGCCTCAAAGAAAGCCCTCACGTGCGGAGCAAGTCGGTGAATGAGATGCCAATCAAACCCCATTACTCTCACTTTCACACCAGCAGCACATCCTCAATGAGGAACTACAAGAGGGCTCCTCTAAGGAAGGAGATAATAGATGCCTGGGCACTTCAAGCCAGGGAGGACAAAGAGTTGTGCTGTGCTGGGTCCTGGCCTGGAAACCAGTACCGTAACCAGGAAACCCAAACTGGCTCACCTTTGACAATTGTGAAAAGTCCAGAACCCCAGAGTCCTCCTGGGGGACAAGAGCCAGTTCAGTCTGTTTCAGACACAACCACAGATAGTGGTGTGGGACCAGAAAGTAGCTCTTCTTATGCTTATCCCATGGCAGGCCAGAAAAACCTTCATCCCTCCAGCAACAGCGCATTTTCCCGTCTCAGCCTCAGCCCAACCCAACCGTCATCTCTCCAACCCACACAACAAGACCCATCCTCCCCATCAAAGGCCTGGGATCAAGGAGAGCAGCCATCGGCCCCTGGGAAGAGCAACTCCAATCCCATTGAAACTGCAGAGCAAGTGACCTTTGGTCAGTTTCTGTTAAAACCAGTGAACCGTCGACCCTGTGATGCTATCTGTGAACTGGAAACCATTAATAAGGAGATGGAAGACACAATCAGCAAAAGACCCAATGTGGGTCAGTGCATTGACGATCTAATTGGAGCAGATAAGAAATTCGACGGGTTTCAGTCAAGAGTACAGTTCACTGCTGGTCCAGAACCAGACAGGGAAGCAATCAGTCTTCCATCAATGTACATAGAAAAACCTACAAATTTAAAACTCAGATCTACATCCTTAGATTCTACCGCTGATCTAGACTCTATGGACATTGAGAGTGCTTTGACCAGAATACAGGCCAACAACATACCATCAACAGATGAATTAACCATTCTCTCCAAGCCAGGCCGCAGAAAGAGTGGCCTTCTGCCTTCACTAACCCCACACAATGACCCAAATTGTCTCTATAGACAGGACATCCCAGTCCCTCAAGAGTCCTTGCTGAGAGATGTGGGATTAACAGTCTACACAGagactcctggtggtcctggagAGCCAATGCAGCGCTCACTCTCAGTCCCATCTCCACTCGATCCCAAGGAGTTTAGTCAGACAATGCAGCTCTCGTGGGAGAGCAGGACAGCACTTGTTAAAAATAGCGGTAGCCCCAAGCACAATTCAAATAAAAAGCTTCAAGCTGAGGCAGAAACTGAGATTAAGCCTAAATCAGGCAATGTTCCACCATTCAGGGGTGAGGTGAATTTAAGCATCTGTAGAACAAGAAGTGAAAACAGCAGATCACCTAAAAAAGAGAGTTTACCACATATCACCAGGCTGACCAGGGaggtttattttatgttaaaatatgGTAATGCCAATGGGAGATATGCCAGCTCTGAGCCTTTGACCTATAAGAATGACTCGACCATGGCAGATAAACACCTCGATAACTTGCTAATTCGGGAGAAAGCCAATTCTTTACCTGCAGAGGACCTCAGTAACCTGTGTGAGGTCAAATACGCAAAAGGTATCCCTAAAAATGAGTCCATCGAGCAGAGGGCTGCCAGAATCTTGGGTATAGCTGTTCCAGTGGAGTCCTTGGGTGTGGTTGACAACCAGGACAGTATTGATACCTATGTAGTTGAGAAACTACACAGTCAGGGTGAAGAAACACAGCAGGTGATAGGAGAGTGTGAGCTAGTCAACTATGAGACCCAGAATGTTCAGGGagcagagacagaggaggtcaagGGGACAGaatcaggaggagaccacaaggaagGAAACAGACAAAAGCACAGCAGCAACCACAGTGATGGGGAAGACACTGAGATTCAGTCGTGCCTGGTAGTACTTGACCTGCCCGAGTTCCCGCCTCAAATGCTTCCCCTATCCCTTCCCGTCCCCCCCGAGGACAAGCTTTCACTCAGTACTTGCagtgtggagaggagggggcaAGGTGGAGCATGCAAACTAATCGAATCCTTGCAAGATCGGCTAACATCTTTCGCTGCTGCATCTGTCACATCGCTGGGCAAGTCAACCCCAGACAGAATGGCCCGTCTGAAAGAGCTGTACTCAGTGTCTCGAATAAGACGCCTCAGCCTCAAAGGTTCAGAGTCTGAAGGAGCAGTTAATTCTGAAGAGAGAGACTGTGACAGAAAGGAGAGTGAAGTTCAGGAAGTCACAAAGGAGGAAGTTGTGgagcaacaaaaagaaaaaatatataaaaaaacagaggaagaagggaagggggaggagaacCCATATGAGCATGAGACtgcacatgaaacacatgacaAGTTGGGAGATCCTACAGAAGATTGTACACCTAAAGAAGAGACGAATGAAGCGATATATGAGGAAGagcaaagaggagaagaggaagatatGAATGTTGAGATTGCACTAAAAGCTGGAAATCAAAGAAGTAAAGAAGTAGATGtggaattaaaaacagtaaaatcCAACGGAGAAGGGAAGGTTAAAATTGTGGAGGATGACAAAGAAAAACCtttggagagagtgagagatggaCAGAATACAGTACAGGTCAGTAGAGATGAGGCTACTCAAGACATTGAGGGATTAAAGTTACCCAAACCAAAGCAGCGCACCAAGCTGCAgaaacctcctcttcttccgaAACCTCGCAGTGTTCCCAAGAGAGAAATAACGCTGCCTCTTAGCTTAAGCACTGGGACCTGTGGCCGCTCAAAtacagaggatgaggagatgcTCTCAGCATCAG ACTCCTACGACCCCAGTCAAGTCGAGAGAGTGTAA